The following proteins are co-located in the Vigna unguiculata cultivar IT97K-499-35 chromosome 9, ASM411807v1, whole genome shotgun sequence genome:
- the LOC114163043 gene encoding uncharacterized protein LOC114163043, producing MCIQYPDGECELKSGLIHLLPKFHGLAGEDPYHHLKEFHVVCSSMRPTTVTEEHIKLKAFPFSMQDAAKNWLYCLPPGSINTWETLKRLFLEKFFPASRVAAIRKDIYGIRQQERESLHEYWERFKKLCASCPHHQINEHLLIQYFYEGLSIMDRQMIDAASGGSLMDKTPTNARQLIETMASNHQQFSTRSNSITLLKGTHGVEASYVADHKKLEGKLDDLAAMVRTLTDLQKKPIPSTLCGICASTNHPTEACFMLKETGTLDNEQPQAYAANIYGNNRPPRQQYNHDLSSNKYNPDWKEYPSQKWGNQQPQHQQVYVPPQQRQQPQPTATSGDSNMEAMMKMMANMMKGQINELKQTMEATNQNLQNQIGQMANELNQMKSQQGSNNLPAQTVINPRNVSAITLRSGKQIQGLGDAQEDEDKDNEVMPAPSDNSRLVSPNTSSENPSPYSPPPPYPNRLKPKTKKMEELDKEILNTFKKVEINIPLLDAVRQIPKYAKFLKELCTHKRRIMDKEVVNMGRNVSSLIKKPAVRMPQKCKDPGMFSVPCIIGSTKFDNAMLDLGASINVMPLSVFTSLHLGPLKSTGVVIQLANRSTVNPAGVLEDVLVRVDKLIFPADFYILDMKDDEGMSSTTIILGRPFMMTARTKIDVHAGSLTMEIGDEKVQFNVLEAMKHPIEDHSLFCIDLLSNVV from the exons atgtgcatccaatatccagatggagaatgtgagctcaagtctgggttaatccatcttttacccaaattccatggattagcaggagaagacccataccatcacttgaaggaatttcatgttgtttgttcatccatgagacctacaacagtgacagaggaacatatcaagcttaaggcttttccattctcaatgcaagatgccgctaagaattggttatactgccttccgccaggatccatcaatacctgggagactctgaaaagattatttctggaaaagttttttccagcatctagagttgctgctattcgcaaagatatttatgggataaggcaacaagaaagagaaagtcttcacgagtattgggaaagattcaaaaagttgtgtgcttcctgtcctcatcaccagataaacgagcatctcctcattcaatacttttatgagggattgagtatcatggatagacaaatgatagatgctgcaagtggagggtcattgatggacaaaacgccaacaaatgcaagacaattgattgaaactatggcatcgaaccatcaacaattttccacaaggagtaattctataactctattgaagggaacccatggagtagaagcttcatatgttgcagatcacaagaaattagaagggaagttggatgacttagcagccatggtaaggaccttgacagacttacagaaaaagcctatcccttctactttatgtggaatttgtgcttctacgaatcatcctacagaggcttgttttatgttaaaagagacagggacgttagacaatgaacaacctcaggcatatgctgcaaacatctatggcaataatagaccacctcggcagcaatacaaccatgatctgtcctccaacaagtacaacccagattggaaggaatatcccagccagaaatgggggaatcaacagcctcaacaccaacaagtctatgttccacctcaacagaggcaacaaccacaaccaactgcaacctctggtgattcaaacatggaggcaatgatgaaaatgatggctaacatgatgaagggacaaatcaatgagttaaaacagacgatggaagcaaccaatcaaaacttgcagaaccagattggacaaatggcaaatgagttaaatcagatgaagtctcagcAAGGCTCAaacaatttgcctgcacaaactgtaatcaacccgagaaatgtaagtgctattactttaagatcgggtaagcaaatacaaggtcttggggatgcccaagaagatgaagataaggacaatgaagtt atgcctgcacccagtgataactccaggttggtatcccctaatacttcctctgaaaatccttctccttattctcctcctcctccctatccaaaccgtttgaaaccaaaaactaaaaagatggaggagttagacaaagaaatcctgaataccttcaagaaagtggagataaacattcctttgttggatgctgtgagacaaattcctaaatacgccaagtttctcaaagaattatgtacacataaaaggcgtattatggacaaagaggtagtgaacatgggaagaaatgtctctagcttaattaagaagcctgcagtcagaatgccacaaaagtgtaaggatccaggtatgttttctgttccctgcattataggaagtactaagtttgacaatgctatgttagatttaggagcttccattaatgtaatgcctttatctgtttttacttcacttcatcttggacctcttaagtctactggtgtggtcattcagttggccaaccgtagcacagttaaccctgcaggtgtgctagaagatgtgcttgtccgtgtggacaagttaatttttcctgcagatttctatatcttggatatgaaggatgatgaaggaatgagttcaaccacaatcatcttgggaagaccattcatgatgacagcacgtaccaagatagacgtgcatgcaggatccttgactatggagataggagatgagaaggtgcagttcaacgtgctagaagccatgaagcacccaattgaagaccattccttgttttgtattgatttattgagtaatgtagta